CCCCGAACCCATACGTGTTTCCGTAGGTCTTAAAGTAACCGGTTTGTCGGGAAATATGCGTACCCATATTTTTCCACCGCGGCGTGCATTTCGTGTCATTGCTCGTCGCCCCGCTTCTATTTGTCTAGATGTAATCCAAGCGGGTTCAAGTGCCTGAAGAGCATATCTGCCGAAACAAATACGATTACCTCGAAAAGCTATTCCTTTCATTCTTCCTCTATGTTGTTTACGGAATCGGGTTCTTTTGGGGTTATAGTTGATGGTTGTTTCTCAATTCCATCTCTACTACAGAACCGGACATGAGAGTTTCTTCTCATCCAGCTCCTCGCGAATGAAATGATTAAAAAAAATATACATGTGCTTTATGAATAAAAAAAAAATAATAGACTAAATCGTGGGATTCTTTGTAATTTTACTTAATCTATTTACTTAATCTAATAGATCTATTTATTAGATTATATAGATTATTAAAATGGAAATTAGTATTTATATATTTTATA
The sequence above is a segment of the Hevea brasiliensis chloroplast, complete genome genome. Coding sequences within it:
- the rpl16 gene encoding ribosomal protein L16, with product MLSPKRTRFRKQHRGRMKGIAFRGNRICFGRYALQALEPAWITSRQIEAGRRAMTRNARRGGKIWVRIFPDKPVTLRPTETRMGSGKGSPEYWVAVVKPGRILYEMGGVAENIARKAISIAASKMPIRTQFIISG